The Bacillota bacterium genome has a window encoding:
- a CDS encoding trypsin-like peptidase domain-containing protein — protein sequence MSTSSFRKFYLPLITVAILSSIVTSVVVVSYVFPERQGNAAAAVSPAAPVSEPRKTAVLPSLADVAEAVGPAVVRVDTTRVVSYGPSVPQDPFFGPLFRDFFKGFGGQYEQPGTGSGFVISSEGHIITNHHVVENAQKIQVTLPDGRKFDAKLVGSHKASDVAIIKIEAKNLHVAELGKSSDLRPGDWVIAIGNPYGFEHTVTAGIVSALNRRLGDGAGGTLSTGNLIQTDAAINQGNSGGPLIDMNGKVIGINTAILPYAQGIGFAIAVDSVSDILNDLMAYGKVKRPWIGIWYQQLTEDIAKQLKLPDADGILITDVVDDSPAARAGLRRGDVIREMNGKKVTSELSLADEIAKMNIGDRVMFWVWRDSQRLYVSVQLGETPSE from the coding sequence ATGAGCACCTCGAGCTTTCGCAAGTTCTACCTACCCCTGATCACCGTGGCGATTCTGAGCAGCATCGTCACCTCGGTCGTGGTAGTCTCTTACGTGTTCCCCGAGCGCCAGGGGAACGCTGCCGCGGCGGTAAGCCCGGCGGCACCCGTGTCTGAGCCCCGCAAGACCGCGGTCTTGCCCTCCCTCGCTGACGTGGCTGAGGCCGTGGGTCCAGCGGTAGTCCGGGTGGACACGACCAGGGTAGTGAGCTACGGACCTAGTGTTCCGCAGGATCCCTTCTTCGGGCCTCTCTTTCGTGACTTCTTCAAAGGGTTCGGCGGACAGTACGAGCAGCCCGGCACCGGATCGGGCTTCGTGATCAGCTCGGAGGGGCACATTATCACCAACCACCACGTAGTTGAAAACGCTCAGAAAATCCAGGTCACCCTGCCCGATGGGCGTAAGTTTGATGCGAAGCTCGTCGGATCGCACAAGGCATCGGACGTCGCCATCATCAAGATCGAGGCGAAGAACCTTCACGTCGCCGAGCTAGGGAAGTCATCCGACCTCCGGCCGGGCGACTGGGTGATCGCCATCGGGAACCCGTACGGATTTGAACATACCGTGACCGCAGGCATCGTGAGCGCTCTCAATCGAAGGCTTGGTGATGGCGCAGGCGGGACCCTGTCCACTGGAAACCTGATCCAGACGGACGCCGCAATCAACCAGGGCAACTCCGGCGGACCCCTCATCGACATGAATGGAAAGGTCATAGGGATAAACACCGCAATCCTGCCGTACGCTCAGGGCATAGGTTTCGCCATCGCGGTTGACTCTGTTAGCGACATCCTGAACGACCTAATGGCTTACGGGAAGGTCAAGAGACCGTGGATCGGCATCTGGTACCAGCAACTGACCGAGGATATTGCGAAGCAGCTCAAGCTGCCTGACGCGGACGGGATCCTCATCACTGACGTGGTGGACGACAGCCCCGCAGCCCGGGCCGGTCTGCGCCGGGGGGACGTTATCCGGGAGATGAACGGCAAGAAGGTCACCTCGGAACTGTCCCTGGCAGACGAGATCGCCAAGATGAACATCGGAGACCGAGTCATGTTCTGGGTGTGGAGAGACTCACAGCGGCTGTATGTCTCTGTCCAGCTGGGCGAGACCCCTTCAGAATGA